Proteins found in one Rhinolophus ferrumequinum isolate MPI-CBG mRhiFer1 chromosome 9, mRhiFer1_v1.p, whole genome shotgun sequence genomic segment:
- the GCNT2 gene encoding N-acetyllactosaminide beta-1,6-N-acetylglucosaminyl-transferase isoform X6 has translation MGSWKHCLFSVSLITALIFVFVYNNKLWEKKRFLRASLSNASVLAECCHQIFQGKVFYSTENALKTTISESTCYEYMAQNHYITQTLSEEEAGFPLAYTMTIHKDFSTFERLFRAVYMPQNVYCVHVDEKAPTEFKEAVEQLLSCFPNAFLASKMETVVYGGISRLQADLNCIKDLVTSEIPWKYAINTCGQDFPLKTNKEIVQYLKGFKGKNITPGVLPPAHAIDRTKYVHQEIVRAQNSHMIKTTKLKTSPPHNMTIYFGTAYVALTREFTNFVLQDQRALDLLSWSKDTYSPDEHFWVTLNRIPDVPRQSYFGSCSHCAMSIPVLISHHSTGCC, from the coding sequence ATGGGCTCTTGGAAGCATTGTCTTTTTAGTGTGTCTCTTATCACTGCcctgatttttgtatttgtttacaatAACAAGTTATGGGAGAAGAAACGTTTTCTGAGGGCATCTCTTTCCAATGCTTCGGTGTTAGCAGAATGctgtcatcagatttttcagggGAAGGTTTTTTACTCAACAGAGAATGCATTGAAAACTACCATCAGCGAATCTACCTGTTATGAATACATGGCTCAAAATCACTATATAACACAAACACTCTCTGAAGAAGAGGCTGGGTTCCCTTTGGCTTACACAATGACCATCCACAAAGACTTTAGCACTTTTGAGAGACTCTTCAGGGCAGTATACATGCCCCAGAATGTCTACTGCGTGCATGTGGATGAAAAAGCACCAACTGAATTTAAAGAGGCAGTGGAGCAATTACTGAGCTGCTTCCCAAATGCATTTCTGGCTTCCAAGATGGAGACAGTTGTCTATGGTGGGATTTCCAGGCTCCAGGCCGACCTGAACTGCATCAAAGATCTTGTGACCTCAGAGATCCCATGGAAGTATGCCATCAACACGTGTGGGCAAGATTTCCCCTTGAAAACCAACAAGGAAATAGTTCAGTACCTGAAAGGatttaaagggaaaaacattACCCCAGGGGTGCTGCCTCCAGCTCATGCAATAGATCGGACCAAATACGTCCACCAAGAAATAGTACGCGCCCAAAATTCCCACatgattaaaacaacaaaattgaaaacttctcCTCCTCACAACATGACCATTTACTTTGGCACTGCCTACGTGGCCCTCACAAGGGAGTTCACTAACTTTGTCCTCCAAGACCAGCGTGCACTTGACTTACTGTCCTGGTCCAAGGACACCTACAGTCCTGATGAACATTTCTGGGTGACACTCAATAGGATTCCTG